One Mus musculus strain C57BL/6J chromosome X, GRCm38.p6 C57BL/6J DNA window includes the following coding sequences:
- the Tro gene encoding trophinin isoform X4 has protein sequence MDRRNDHGHRVPTFQGPLPPAGSLGLPFSPDVQSETTEKDPPIASRSKKNKNKKNSIKPMDKTTPAPPPVPSANDNASNKPKVTLQALNLPMFTQISQASATTEAPNIQASVTSQTQKAKTMRVTPKVSLTGSEDATTQLKPPLQALNLPVTTPTIQTPVANESANSLASTAVNKSKKASTANNAANKTVPSAAEISLASAATHTVTTQGQAAKETGSIQTIAATARSKKNSKGKRTPAKTTNTDNEYVEASNAIEASSRQIGASGRQTEASNRQIEASSRQTEASNRQTEASSRQTEASSRQTETSNRQIGASNRQIMASNRQIGASNRQIEASNRQIGASNRQTEVSSRQIEASNRQIGASNRQTEASNRQIGASNRQTEASNRQIGASNRQTDASNRQTDASNRQTEASSRQTEASSRQTEASSRQTEASSRQIEASAAAVRPKKPRGKKGNNKGSNSASEPSEAPPAIQTVTNHALSVTVRIRRGSRARKAANKNRATESQAQIAEQGAQASEASISALETQVAAAVQALADDYLAQLSLEPTTRTRGKRNRKSKHPNGEERTGNNYRRIPWGRRLPPPRDVAILQERANKLVKYLLVKDQTKIPIKRSDMLKDVIQEYEDYFPEIIERASYALEKMFRVNLKEIDKQNNLYILISTQESSAGIMGTTKDTPKLGLLMVILSVIFMNGNKASEAVIWEVLRKLGLHPGVKHSLFGEVKKLITDEFVKQKYLEYKRVPNSRPPEYEFFWGLRSYHETSKMKVLKFACKVQKKDPKDWAAQYREAVEMDIQAAAVAVAEAKARAEARAQMGIGEEAVAGPWNWDDMDINCLTREELGDDAQAWSRFSFEIEPRAQENADPTTNVLFNQGATTRNSFSDGAGISFGGITNPSGGFGGISNPSGGFGGISNPSGGFGGISNPSGGFGGISNPSGGFGGISNPSGGFGGISNPSGGFGGISNPSGGFGGISNPSGGFGGISNPSGGFGGISNPSGGFGGISNPSGGFGGISNPSGGFGGISNPSGGFGGRNSITFGSVPNTSANFSSAPSISFGDTPNTSTSFSGGANSSFSGTPSTSAPFCNTASISFGGAPSTSTSFSTASISFGGAPSTSTSLSTASISFGGAPSINSSSGGSSVSFGGAPTTSTSFSGGPCISFGGAPCTTASISGGASSGFGSTLCSTNPGFSALSTNTSFGSAPTTSTVFSGAVSTTTGFGGTLSTSVCFGSSPYSGAGFGGTLSTSISFGGSPSTNTGFGGTLSTSVSFGASSSTSSDFGGTLSTSVSFGGSSGANAGFGGTLNSSTSFGGAISTSTGFGSALNNSANFGGAISTSFSGVLNSSASFGGAINTSAGFGSTLNSSASFGSALSTSASFGGVLNGSAGFGGALNTNATFGGVLNGSAGFGGAMNTNATFGGALNSNAGFGGAISTSTNFGGALNNSAGFGGAMNTSASFGGALNNSAGFGGAISTNATFGGALNNSAGFGGAISTNATFGGALNNSAGFGGAISTSASFGGTLNNSASFGGAINTSASFGGVLNNSAGFGGAINTSANFGGALTNSAGFGGAISTSASFGGALNNSAGFGGAISTSASFGGALNNSAGFGGAISTNASFGGAISNSPDFGGAFSTSVGFGGTLNTTDFGSTHSNSISFGSAPTTSVSFGGSHSTNLCFGGAPSTSLCFGSASNTNLCFGGSNSTNCFSGATSANFNEGHSISFGNGLSTSAGFGNGLGTSAGFGSSLGTSTGFGGSLGPSASFNGGLGTSTGFGGGLGTSTDFSGGLNHNADFNGGLGNSAGFNGGLNTNTDFGGELGTSAGFGDGLGSSTSFGAGLVTSDGFAGNLGTNTGFGGTLGTGAGFSVSLNNGNGFGNGPNASFNRGLNTIIGFGSGSNTSNGFTGEPNTGSSFSNGPSSIVGFSGGPSTGAGFCSGPSTGGFGGGPSTGPGFGGPSTGPGFGGPSTGGGFGGPNTGGGFGGPSTGGGFGGPSTGGGFGGPSTGGGFGGPSTAAGFGSGLSTSTGFGGGLNTSAGFSGGPPSTGTGFGGGASSHGGCGFPYG, from the exons ATGGATAGAAGAAATGACCATGGTCATCGGGTGCCCACATTCCAG GGCCCTCTGCCTCCCGCTGGGAGCCTAGGGCTTCCTTTCTCTCCAGATGTACAGTCGGAGACCACAGAAAAGGACCCACCAATTGCCAGCCGAtctaagaaaaacaagaacaagaagaattcTATTAAGCCTATGGATAAGACCACACCGGCTCCCCCTCCAGTCCCATCTGCCAATGATAATGCTAGCAACAAGCCTAAAGTAACTTTGCAGGCTTTAAACCTACCAATGTTCACCCAGATCAGTCAGGCTTCAGCTACTACTGAGGCACCCAATATCCAGGCTTCAGTTACTTCTCAGACCCAGAAAGCCAAGACAATGAGAGTTACTCCCAAGGTATCCCTAACTGGCAGTGAGGATGCCACTACACAGCTGAAGCCACCATTACAGGCCCTAAACCTACCAGTTACCACACCGACTATCCAGACTCCAGTTGCCAATGAGTCAGCTAATTCCCTGGCCTCAACAGCTGTCAACAAATCCAAGAAAGCTTCTACGGCAAACAATGCTGCCAATAAGACTGTACCTAGTGCTGCTGAGATCTCATTGGCTTCGGCTGCTACCCACACAGTTACTACCCAAGGCCAAGCTGCCAAGGAGACAGGTAGTATCCAGACTATAGCAGCCACTGCCCGAAGCAAGAAAAATtccaaaggaaaaagaacaccTGCTAAGACCACAAATACTGACAATGAATATGTAGAGGCCTCAAATGCCATTGAGGCATCTAGCAGACAGATTGGGGCATCTGGCAGACAGACTGAGGCATCTAACAGACAGATTGAGGCATCTAGCAGACAGACTGAGGCATCTAACAGACAGACTGAGGCATCTAGCAGACAGACTGAAGCATCTAGCAGACAGACTGAAACATCTAACAGACAGATTGGGGCATCTAACAGACAGATCATGGCATCTAACAGACAGATTGGGGCATCTAACAGACAGATTGAGGCATCTAACAGACAGATTGGGGCAtctaacagacagacagaggtatCTAGCAGACAGATTGAGGCATCTAACAGACAGATTGGGGCATCTAACAGACAAACTGAGGCATCTAACAGACAGATTGGGGCATCTAACAGACAGACTGAGGCATCTAACAGACAGATTGGGGCATCTAACAGACAGACTGATGCATCTAACAGACAGACTGATGCATCTAACAGACAGACTGAGGCATCtagcagacagacagaggcatctagcagacagacagaggcatcTAGCAGACAGACTGAGGCATCTAGCAGACAAATTGAGGCATCAGCTGCAGCTGTGAGGCCCAAAAAGCCCAGGGGGAAGAAGGGTAACAATAAAGGCTCAAATTCTGCTTCTGAGCCCTCTGAGGCTCCACCTGCCATTCAAACGGTTACAAACCATGCCCTATCTGTCACTGTACGGATCAGGAGAGGGTCTAGGGCTCGAAAGGCTGCCAATAAGAATCGGGCAACTGAAAGCCAAGCTCAGATCGCTGAACAAGGAGCTCAGGCCTCTGAGGCCAGCATAAGTGCCCTGGAGACTCAGGTTGCTGCTGCTGTCCAGGCCTTGGCAGATGACTATCTGGCTCAGTTGAGTTTAGAACCCACGACCAGAACCCGGGGCAAGAGGAACCGAAAG TCTAAGCATCCcaatggagaagaaagaactgGAAATAATTACAGGCGGATCCCATGGGGCAGGCGGCTTCCACCACCCCGAGATGTGGCCATTTTGCAGGAAAGG GCAAATAAGTTGGTGAAATATCTGTTGGTTAAAGACCAGACAAAGATCCCAATCAAGCGCTCAG ATATGCTGAAGGATGTCATCCAAGAATATGAGGACTATTTCCCAGAGATCATTGAACGAGCAAGCTACGCTCTGGAGAAG ATGTTTCGAGTCAATCTGAAGGAAATTGATAAGCAAAATAACTTGTATATTCttatcagcactcaggagtcatcTGCAGGCATAATGGGAAC GACCAAGGACACACCTAAGCTGGGTCTCCTCATGGTGATTCTGAGTGTCATTTTCATGAATGGCAACAAGGCCAGTGAGG CTGTCATCTGGGAGGTGCTGCGCAAGTTGGGACTGCACCCTGG GGTAAAACATTCACTCTTTGGAGAAGTGAAGAAACTCATCACAGATGAATTTGTGAAGCAGAA ATATCTGGAATACAAGAGGGTCCCCAACAGCAGACCACCTGAGTATGAATTCTTCTGGGGCCTACGGTCTTACCATGAGACTAGCAAGATGAAAGTCCTGAAATTTGCATGCAAG GTACAGAAGAAAGATCCCAAAGACTGGGCTGCTCAGTACCGCGAGGCAGTTGAGATGGACATTCAGGCTgcagctgtggctgtggctgaggcTAAGGCCAGGGCTGAGGCAAGAGCCCAAATGGGGATTGGAGAGGAAGCTGTGGCTGGTCCCTGGAATTGGGATGACATGGATATTAACTGCCTAACAAGGGAAGAGTTGGGTGATGATGCGCAGGCCTGGAGCAGATTTTCCTTtgaaattgaacccagagcccaaGAAAATGCAGATCCTACCACTAATGTCCTCTTCAACCAAGGAGCTACTACCAGAAATAGCTTTAGTGATGGTGCTGGTATTAGCTTTGGTGGTATAACCAACCCCAGTGGTGGCTTTGGTGGCATATCCAACCCCAGTGGTGGCTTTGGTGGCATATCCAACCCCAGTGGTGGCTTTGGTGGCATATCCAACCCCAGTGGTGGCTTTGGTGGCATATCCAACCCCAGTGGTGGCTTTGGTGGCATATCCAACCCCAGTGGTGGCTTTGGTGGCATATCCAACCCCAGTGGTGGCTTTGGTGGCATATCCAACCCCAGTGGTGGCTTTGGTGGCATATCCAATCCCAGTGGTGGCTTTGGTGGCATATCCAACCCCAGTGGTGGCTTTGGTGGCATATCCAATCCCAGTGGTGGCTTTGGTGGCATATCCAACCCCAGTGGTGGCTTTGGTGGCATATCCAATCCCAGTGGTGGCTTTGGTGGCATATCCAATCCCAGTGGTGGCTTTGGGGGCAGAAATAGCATTACTTTTGGGAGTGTACCCAACACCTCTGCCAACTTCAGCAGTGCACCGAGCATTAGCTTTGGTGACACACCTAACACTAGCACCAGTTTCAGTGGCGGAGCCAACAGTAGCTTCAGTGGCACACCTAGTACTAGTGCCCCTTTCTGTAACACAGCAAGCATTAGCTTTGGTGGTGCACCCAGCACTAGCACCAGCTTTAGCACAGCGAGCATTAGCTTTGGTGGTGCACCCAGCACTAGCACCAGCTTAAGCACAGCAAGCATTAGCTTTG GTGGTGCACCCAGCATTAATAGTAGTAGTGGTGGATCCAGCGTTAGCTTTGGTGGTGCTCCTACCACCAGTACCAGTTTCAGTGGTGGACCCTGTATTAGTTTTGGTGGTGCACCTTGTACCACTGCCAGTATTAGTGGTGGAGCCAGCTCTGGCTTTGGAAGCACGCTTTGCAGTACCAACCCTGGCTTTAGTGCACTCAGCACAAACACCAGCTTCGGCAGTGCACCAACTACAAGCACTGTGTTCAGTGGTGCAGTTAGTACCACCACTGGCTTTGGAGGCACACTTAGCACCAGTGTCTGCTTTGGTAGTTCTCCCTACTCTGGCGCTGGCTTTGGAGGCACACTTAGTACCAGTATCTCCTTTGGTGGTTCTCCTAGCACCAATACTGGTTTTGGTGGTACACTCAGCACCAGTGTTTCCTTCGGTGCTTCTTCTAGCACCAGCTCTGACTTTGGTGGCACACTAAGCACTAGTGTCAGCTTTGGTGGCTCTTCTGGTGCCAATGCTGGCTTTGGCGGTACACTCAACAGCAGTACCAGCTTTGGCGGTGCCATCAGCACCAGCACTGGCTTTGGCAGTGCACTCAATAACAGTGCCAACTTTGGTGGTGCCATAAGTACCAGCTTTAGTGGTGTACTCAATAGCAGTGCCAGCTTTGGTGGTGCCATCAACACCAGTGCTGGCTTCGGCAGTACACTCAACAGCAGTGCCAGCTTTGGCAGTGCACTCAGCACCAGTGCCAGCTTTGGTGGTGTACTCAATGGCAGTGCTGGCTTTGGTGGTGCCTTGAACACCAATGCCACCTTTGGTGGTGTACTCAATGGCAGTGCTGGCTTTGGTGGTGCCATGAACACCAATGCCACCTTTGGTGGTGCACTGAATAGTAATGCCGGCTTTGGCGGTGCCATCAGTACGAGTACCAACTTCGGTGGTGCACTGAATAACAGTGCTGGCTTTGGCGGTGCCATGAACACTAGTGCCAGCTTTGGTGGTGCACTGAATAACAGTGCTGGCTTTGGCGGTGCCATCAGTACGAATGCCACCTTTGGTGGTGCACTGAATAACAGTGCTGGCTTTGGTGGTGCCATCAGTACGAATGCCACCTTTGGTGGTGCACTGAATAACAGTGCTGGCTTTGGTGGTGCCATCAGTACGAGTGCCAGCTTCGGTGGTACACTGAATAACAGTGCTAGCTTTGGCGGTGCCATCAACACTAGTGCCAGCTTCGGTGGTGTACTGAATAACAGTGCTGGCTTTGGCGGTGCCATCAACACCAGTGCCAACTTTGGTGGCGCACTGACTAACAGTGCTGGCTTTGGCGGTGCCATCAGTACGAGTGCCAGCTTTGGTGGTGCACTGAATAACAGTGCTGGCTTTGGTGGTGCCATCAGTACGAGTGCCAGCTTTGGTGGTGCACTGAATAACAGTGCTGGCTTTGGCGGTGCCATCAGCACCAATGCCAGCTTTGGTGGAGCAATCAGCAACAGTCCTGACTTTGGTGGTGCATTCAGTACCAGTGTTGGCTTTGGTGGCACACTTAATACCACTGACTTTGGTAGTACCCATAGCAACAGCATTAGCTTTGGCAGTGCTCCCACTACCAGCGTTAGCTTTGGTGGGTCTCATAGCACTAACCTCTGTTTCGGTGGAGCACCCAGCACCAGTCTCTGTTTTGGCAGTGCATCTAACACCAACCTATGCTTTGGAGGCTCTAACAGCACCAACTGCTTTAGTGGTGCTACCAGTGCCAATTTCAATGAGGGGCACAGCATCAGTTTTGGGAATGGGCTAAGTACCAGTGCTGGATTTGGAAATGGGCTGGGCACCAGTGCTGGCTTTGGCAGCAGCCTTGGTACCAGCACTGGCTTTGGTGGAAGCTTAGGCCCCAGTGCTAGCTTCAATGGTGGCCTGGGCACCAGCACTGGCTTTGGCGGTGGACTAGGCACCAGCACGGATTTCAGTGGTGGACTAAATCATAATGCTGACTTCAATGGAGGACTGGGTAACAGTGCTGGCTTCAATGGTGGACTAAACACTAACACTGATTTTGGTGGTGAACTGGGCACTAGCGCTGGCTTTGGTGATGGACTGGGCAGCAGCACCAGCTTTGGTGCAGGACTGGTCACTAGTGATGGCTTTGCTGGTAACCTGGGCACCAATACTGGTTTTGGTGGCACACTTGGCACTGGTGCAGGCTTTAGTGTAAGCCTCAACAATGGCAATGGCTTTGGCAATGGGCCTAATGCCAGCTTCAACAGAGGACTGAATACCATCATTGGCTTTGGCAGTGGTTCCAACACCAGCAATGGCTTTACTGGTGAACCCAACACTGGCTCCAGCTTCAGTAATGGACCCAGTTCTATTGTTGGCTTTAGTGGTGGACCAAGCACTGGTGCTGGCTTCTGCAGTGGACCAAGCACTGGTGGCTTCGGTGGTGGACCAAGTACAGGACCTGGCTTCGGTGGACCAAGTACAGGACCTGGCTTCGGTGGACCAAGCACTGGAGGTGGCTTTGGAGGACCAAATACTGGAGGTGGCTTTGGAGGACCAAGCACTGGAGGTGGCTTTGGAGGACCAAGCACTGGAGGTGGCTTCGGAGGACCAAGCACTGGAGGTGGCTTCGGAGGACCAAGCACTGCAGCTGGCTTTGGTAGTGGACTGAGCACCAGCACTGGCTTTGGTGGTGGACTGAATACCAGTGCTGGATTCAGTGGTGGACCGCCAAGCACCGGTACTGGCTTTGGTGGTGGAGCCTCTAGCCATGGTGGCTGTGGCTTCCCTTACGGCTAG